The Bacteroides acidifaciens genome includes a region encoding these proteins:
- a CDS encoding MATE family efflux transporter produces MQGIKNLTQGPINRQLFNLAMPIMATSFIQMAYSLTDMAWVGRLGSEAVAAIGSVGILTWMSGSISLLNKVGSEVSVGQSIGAQNQEDARNFASHNITIALIISLCWGGLLFIFADPIMRIYELEEHITANAVQYLRIVSTGLPFIFLSAAFTGIYNAAGRSKVPFFISGTGLVLNIILDPLFIFGFGLGTNGAAYATWISEASVFLIFVYQLRHRDALLGGFPFFTRLKKKYTHRILKLGLPVATLNTLFAFVNMFLCRTASEQGGHIGLMTFTTGGQIEAITWNTSQGFSTALSAFIAQNYAAGRIERVLRAWHTTLWMTGIFGTLCTLLFVFFGNEVFSIFVPEQAAYEAGGVFLRIDGYSQLFMMLEITMQGVFYGIGRTIPPAVISIVCNYMRIPLAILFVRMGMGVEGIWWAVCITTVAKGLILLSWFVIIRKKCLSIPSAAKG; encoded by the coding sequence ATGCAAGGAATAAAGAATCTCACACAAGGTCCTATCAATCGCCAACTGTTCAATCTGGCAATGCCAATCATGGCAACCTCATTTATCCAAATGGCGTATAGCCTTACGGACATGGCATGGGTGGGACGGTTGGGAAGCGAAGCCGTAGCCGCCATCGGTTCTGTCGGGATTCTGACATGGATGTCCGGCTCCATCTCTTTATTAAACAAGGTAGGTTCCGAAGTAAGCGTCGGACAGTCTATCGGTGCGCAGAACCAGGAAGACGCCCGAAACTTCGCATCCCACAATATCACAATCGCTTTGATTATTTCCTTGTGCTGGGGCGGATTGCTTTTCATTTTCGCAGACCCTATCATGCGTATATATGAGCTTGAGGAGCATATTACCGCCAATGCCGTACAATACCTACGAATTGTTTCAACCGGATTACCGTTCATATTCCTCTCCGCTGCCTTCACCGGAATCTACAATGCAGCAGGACGCAGCAAAGTTCCCTTTTTCATAAGTGGTACGGGATTGGTGCTGAATATAATCCTCGACCCCCTGTTCATATTCGGATTCGGACTGGGGACAAACGGTGCAGCTTATGCGACCTGGATTTCGGAAGCGAGCGTCTTTCTTATTTTCGTCTATCAGTTACGCCACAGGGATGCTTTATTGGGTGGTTTTCCATTCTTCACCCGCCTGAAGAAAAAATATACGCACAGAATTTTAAAGCTGGGATTGCCCGTAGCTACTTTAAACACCTTGTTTGCTTTCGTAAACATGTTCCTTTGCCGCACAGCTTCTGAACAAGGCGGACATATCGGACTTATGACTTTCACTACCGGCGGACAGATAGAAGCTATCACTTGGAACACTTCGCAAGGGTTCTCCACTGCACTAAGCGCCTTTATCGCCCAAAACTATGCGGCAGGGCGAATCGAACGAGTGCTCAGAGCCTGGCACACGACCTTATGGATGACAGGTATTTTCGGAACGCTCTGCACACTGCTTTTCGTTTTCTTCGGGAATGAGGTATTTTCTATTTTTGTCCCCGAACAGGCTGCGTATGAAGCCGGTGGTGTGTTCTTGCGTATCGACGGATATTCACAACTCTTCATGATGCTCGAAATCACCATGCAGGGAGTATTCTATGGCATCGGACGCACGATACCGCCTGCCGTTATCAGTATCGTCTGCAATTATATGCGTATCCCGCTTGCCATCCTGTTTGTACGGATGGGCATGGGAGTAGAAGGCATTTGGTGGGCAGTATGCATCACGACCGTTGCCAAGGGGCTGATTCTTTTAAGCTGGTTTGTCATAATCAGGAAAAAGTGCTTGAGTATCCCCAGTGCAGCTAAAGGATAG
- a CDS encoding RNA polymerase sigma factor: MKSLSFRKDLIGVQEELLRFAYKLTANREEANDLLQETSLKALDNEDKFAPDTNFKGWMYTIMRNIFINNYRKIVRDQTFVDPTDNYYHLNLPQDSGLESTEGAYDLKEMHRIVNALPKEYKVPFSMHVSGFKYREIAEKLGLPLGTVKSRIFFTRQRLQQELKDFV; encoded by the coding sequence ATGAAAAGTTTAAGTTTCAGAAAAGATTTAATTGGAGTTCAAGAGGAGTTGCTTCGTTTCGCTTATAAACTGACGGCCAATCGTGAAGAAGCGAATGATTTGTTGCAGGAAACATCTTTAAAAGCCTTGGATAACGAGGATAAATTTGCTCCAGATACAAATTTCAAGGGATGGATGTATACTATCATGCGTAACATCTTTATTAATAACTACCGGAAAATAGTCCGTGACCAGACTTTCGTAGACCCCACCGATAATTATTACCACTTGAACCTGCCGCAGGATTCAGGACTTGAAAGCACGGAGGGTGCTTATGACTTGAAAGAAATGCACCGTATTGTCAATGCGTTGCCCAAAGAGTATAAAGTGCCTTTCTCCATGCACGTGTCCGGCTTTAAATACCGCGAAATCGCAGAGAAATTAGGTTTGCCATTAGGAACAGTGAAGAGTCGCATTTTCTTCACGCGCCAACGTTTACAACAAGAACTGAAGGACTTCGTATAA
- the mtgA gene encoding monofunctional biosynthetic peptidoglycan transglycosylase, which yields MHKQLLIKKLLRYTRNLLIFFFASTLLTVIIYRFMPVYITPLMVIRSVQQIFSGDKPTWKHTWVSFDKISPSLPMAVIASEDNRFAGHCGFDFVEIQKAMKENETRKRKRGASTISQQTAKNVFLWPQSSWVRKGLEVYFTFLIETFWSKERIMEVYLNSIEMGNGIYGAQAAATNKFGTTAAKLTKGQCALIAATLPNPIRFNSAKPSPYILKRQKQILRLMNLVPKFPPEEKTTEKKSKKKKKR from the coding sequence ATGCACAAGCAGCTTCTAATTAAAAAATTACTGCGTTATACGCGAAACCTGCTGATATTCTTCTTTGCATCGACCTTGCTGACGGTCATAATCTATCGGTTTATGCCGGTTTATATCACTCCGTTGATGGTCATCCGAAGCGTTCAGCAGATTTTCTCAGGAGATAAACCCACGTGGAAACACACGTGGGTTTCTTTTGATAAGATATCTCCCAGTCTGCCGATGGCAGTCATCGCTTCTGAAGACAACCGCTTTGCCGGGCACTGCGGATTCGATTTCGTAGAAATCCAAAAAGCGATGAAAGAGAATGAAACACGCAAACGGAAACGGGGTGCAAGCACCATCAGTCAGCAGACAGCCAAGAATGTCTTTTTATGGCCGCAATCTTCGTGGGTACGGAAAGGACTCGAAGTTTATTTCACGTTCCTTATCGAAACATTCTGGTCGAAAGAACGAATCATGGAAGTCTATCTCAACTCTATTGAAATGGGAAATGGCATCTACGGAGCGCAAGCTGCCGCAACAAACAAATTCGGCACGACAGCCGCCAAACTAACGAAAGGGCAATGCGCCCTCATAGCTGCTACCCTTCCCAATCCGATACGGTTTAACTCGGCGAAGCCTTCGCCCTACATACTAAAACGGCAAAAACAGATATTACGGTTGATGAACTTGGTTCCCAAGTTCCCGCCGGAAGAGAAAACTACAGAAAAGAAAAGCAAGAAAAAGAAGAAACGGTAA
- a CDS encoding OmpA family protein: MNKMKFMVLFMSIAMIFGSCGSMNNTGKGAAIGGGSGAALGAILGGVIGKGKGAAIGAAIGTAVGAGTGALIGKKMDKAAAEAKQIEGAQVEQITDNNGLQAVKVTFDSGILFTTGNANLSAAAKSALSKFANNVLNQNRDMDVSIYGYTDNQGWKNSTAAQSQQKNLNLSQERAQSVSSYLLSCGVSPNQIKGVQGMGESDPVASNDTAAGREQNRRVEVYMYASEQMIRDAQAASN; this comes from the coding sequence ATGAACAAGATGAAATTTATGGTTCTCTTCATGAGTATTGCCATGATATTTGGGAGCTGTGGAAGTATGAACAACACTGGTAAAGGTGCTGCTATCGGCGGTGGTTCGGGTGCTGCACTAGGTGCAATCCTCGGTGGTGTTATCGGCAAAGGCAAAGGTGCCGCTATCGGTGCTGCCATTGGTACGGCAGTAGGTGCGGGAACTGGTGCTCTTATCGGCAAAAAGATGGATAAGGCAGCAGCAGAAGCAAAACAAATTGAAGGAGCACAAGTAGAACAGATAACGGACAACAACGGACTGCAAGCCGTAAAAGTCACATTCGATTCAGGAATTCTTTTCACAACAGGCAATGCAAATCTGAGTGCTGCCGCTAAGTCTGCTTTAAGCAAATTTGCCAATAATGTGCTCAACCAAAACCGCGACATGGACGTATCCATTTATGGATATACCGACAATCAAGGTTGGAAGAACAGTACTGCTGCACAAAGCCAGCAAAAGAACCTGAACCTGTCACAAGAACGTGCACAGAGCGTATCCAGCTACCTGCTGAGTTGCGGTGTTTCTCCCAACCAGATTAAAGGTGTACAAGGAATGGGCGAAAGCGACCCTGTTGCAAGCAATGACACTGCAGCCGGACGCGAACAGAACCGCCGTGTAGAAGTTTACATGTACGCTAGCGAACAGATGATTAGAGATGCACAAGCAGCTTCTAATTAA
- a CDS encoding Rpn family recombination-promoting nuclease/putative transposase yields MGTEGIQDKYVNPYTDFGFKLLFGTAMNKELLISFLNALLFKEEVIKDVTYLNAEHLGTQEYDRRAVFDVYCENEKGEKFLVEMQRGEQQFFRDRSVFYSTFPIREQAKRGEWDYELKAVYVVGILNFSFDNSDEEYFHHEVKLVDLYTHKVFYDKLTFVYLEMPKFNKTEDELESMFDKWLFVLRNLASLLERPKALQNRVFDRLFETAEIAKFTKTELSEYWDSLKNFRDWYSVISTAEKKGREEGREEGEKKKAIEVARYLKSSGTSIELIIGATGLSNEEIEKL; encoded by the coding sequence ATGGGAACGGAAGGAATACAGGATAAATATGTAAATCCATATACCGATTTCGGATTCAAGTTGCTTTTTGGTACGGCAATGAATAAGGAATTGTTGATCAGTTTTTTGAATGCACTCTTATTCAAGGAGGAGGTAATCAAGGATGTCACTTATCTTAATGCTGAACATCTTGGGACACAGGAATATGACCGTCGTGCTGTATTTGATGTATATTGTGAGAATGAGAAGGGCGAGAAGTTCCTGGTTGAGATGCAGCGTGGCGAGCAGCAGTTCTTCAGGGACCGCAGTGTCTTTTATTCCACTTTCCCCATTCGTGAGCAGGCCAAACGCGGGGAATGGGATTATGAGCTGAAGGCTGTTTATGTGGTGGGTATCTTGAATTTCTCCTTTGATAATTCTGATGAGGAGTATTTCCATCATGAGGTGAAACTTGTAGACCTTTATACACACAAGGTATTCTATGACAAGCTTACCTTTGTTTACCTTGAAATGCCTAAATTTAATAAGACCGAGGATGAGTTGGAGAGCATGTTTGACAAGTGGTTGTTTGTCCTGCGTAATCTTGCCTCTCTGCTTGAACGTCCCAAAGCATTGCAGAACAGAGTTTTCGACCGCCTTTTTGAAACTGCCGAGATAGCAAAGTTTACCAAGACTGAATTGAGTGAGTATTGGGATAGTTTGAAAAATTTCCGTGATTGGTATAGTGTTATATCTACGGCAGAAAAGAAAGGTAGGGAAGAAGGTAGGGAAGAAGGAGAGAAAAAGAAAGCCATAGAAGTAGCTCGTTACTTAAAGTCATCAGGAACTTCAATAGAATTAATTATCGGAGCAACCGGCTTATCTAACGAGGAAATAGAAAAGTTATAA
- a CDS encoding GDSL-type esterase/lipase family protein, with product MKLKISTIFLLLFLLVAGSRVVAQNAPNPFDIEQPSLRVFLPAPELATGRAVVACPGGGYSHLAVDHEGYDWAPYFNKQGIALIVLKYRMPKGDRALPISDAEAAMKIVRDSADVWNLNPNDIGIMGSSAGGHLASTIATHAKPELRPNFQILFYPVITMDKSYTHMGSRNNLLGKDASDELVTEYSNEKQVTKETPRAFIVYSDDDKVVLPANGVNYYLALNKHKVPAVLHIYPSGGHGWGIRESFLYKNEMLNELTSWLHSFKVPHKDAIRVACIGNSITYGARIKNRNRDSYPAVLGRMMGDAYWVKNFGVSGRTLLNKGDRPYMNEKAYQDALAFNPNIVVIKLGTNDSKSFNWKYKADFTKDLQTMVDAFKALPAQPKIYLCYPSKAYQTGDKINDDIISKEIIPMIRKVAKKNNLSVIDLHTAMDGIPQLFPDKIHPNEAGAEIMAKTVFQALKK from the coding sequence ATGAAACTGAAAATTTCTACTATTTTTCTTCTTTTGTTCCTCTTGGTTGCTGGTTCCCGGGTCGTAGCCCAGAATGCTCCGAACCCTTTTGATATTGAACAGCCTTCACTGCGTGTATTTCTTCCTGCGCCGGAATTGGCGACAGGTCGTGCCGTGGTAGCTTGTCCGGGGGGTGGATATTCGCATTTGGCTGTTGACCACGAAGGGTATGACTGGGCGCCGTATTTCAACAAACAAGGTATCGCGCTGATTGTTCTCAAATACCGTATGCCGAAAGGTGACCGCGCATTGCCTATCTCGGATGCCGAAGCTGCCATGAAGATTGTACGTGACAGTGCAGATGTTTGGAATTTGAATCCGAACGACATCGGTATCATGGGGTCTTCTGCTGGCGGTCATCTTGCATCGACCATCGCTACCCACGCCAAGCCCGAACTTCGCCCGAACTTCCAGATTCTGTTCTATCCGGTGATTACGATGGATAAATCATATACTCACATGGGTTCACGCAACAACCTTTTGGGTAAAGACGCTTCTGACGAATTGGTAACTGAATATTCTAACGAAAAACAGGTGACCAAAGAGACACCTCGTGCTTTTATCGTTTATAGTGATGATGACAAGGTAGTTCTACCTGCTAACGGTGTGAATTATTATCTGGCTCTGAACAAGCATAAAGTTCCTGCTGTTCTCCATATCTATCCTTCCGGCGGACATGGATGGGGGATTCGTGAGAGCTTTCTTTATAAGAACGAAATGCTGAACGAGCTGACTTCCTGGTTGCATAGCTTCAAAGTTCCTCATAAAGATGCGATTCGTGTTGCTTGCATCGGCAATAGCATTACCTATGGAGCCCGCATCAAGAACCGCAACCGCGACAGTTATCCTGCCGTCTTGGGACGCATGATGGGAGACGCATATTGGGTGAAGAATTTCGGAGTAAGTGGCCGCACCTTATTAAATAAAGGCGACCGTCCTTATATGAATGAAAAAGCCTATCAGGATGCATTGGCTTTCAACCCCAATATCGTAGTCATCAAACTTGGAACGAACGACAGCAAATCATTCAACTGGAAGTATAAGGCAGACTTTACAAAAGACCTGCAAACAATGGTAGATGCTTTCAAAGCTCTGCCGGCCCAACCTAAAATTTATCTCTGTTATCCTTCCAAAGCTTATCAGACCGGTGACAAAATTAACGATGATATTATTTCCAAAGAAATCATTCCGATGATAAGGAAGGTTGCCAAGAAAAATAACCTGTCGGTTATCGACCTTCACACTGCAATGGACGGAATCCCCCAGCTTTTCCCGGACAAGATTCATCCGAACGAAGCGGGAGCTGAAATAATGGCAAAAACCGTTTTCCAGGCTTTGAAAAAGTAA
- a CDS encoding nucleoid-associated protein, with protein MIHIDNVILDKICLHKVGNKVEEEGVIFSKSPLCVNENISKLLVNYFFANFKSNEYYNLFHDSDLNLNEIFVYASNIFDNKDSILQQSKNIAKHLYNKSMHPKINGGELYIAYFKDCVIDGQLTDGVGIFKSETKETYLRVFSTGDDFEINSDFGININKLDKGCLIFNLEREKGFLVGIVDNSSKGSEARYWKDEFLHVKQRNDEYYYTNNIISLCKNFVSKNKNIDNVQKADILNKAVSFFEKNDFFDIDEFSNQIIQEQSLRDEFQSYKKTFEEEREVVIADDFTISENATKKQSRSIKNIIKLDKNFKITIDGDIRYLEKGFDEHRKLNFYKLFFRDEE; from the coding sequence ATGATACATATAGATAATGTTATTTTAGACAAGATATGCTTACATAAAGTAGGTAATAAAGTAGAAGAGGAAGGCGTAATCTTTTCAAAATCACCATTGTGTGTAAATGAGAATATCAGTAAGTTGCTTGTTAATTATTTTTTTGCTAATTTCAAGAGCAATGAGTATTATAACCTATTTCATGATTCTGATCTCAATTTAAATGAGATTTTCGTATATGCAAGCAATATATTTGACAACAAAGATTCTATTCTACAACAATCTAAAAATATAGCAAAGCACCTATATAATAAGTCTATGCATCCTAAAATTAATGGAGGAGAGCTTTATATTGCATATTTTAAAGACTGTGTAATAGATGGTCAATTAACAGATGGAGTTGGAATTTTTAAATCTGAAACCAAAGAAACCTATCTAAGAGTTTTTTCTACAGGGGATGATTTTGAAATTAATAGTGATTTTGGTATTAATATTAATAAATTGGACAAGGGATGTTTGATCTTTAATTTAGAGAGAGAGAAAGGTTTTTTAGTTGGTATCGTTGATAATTCCAGTAAAGGTTCAGAAGCTCGTTATTGGAAAGATGAATTTTTGCATGTAAAGCAGAGAAATGATGAATATTATTATACTAACAATATTATTTCATTATGCAAAAATTTTGTGTCTAAAAACAAAAATATAGATAATGTACAAAAAGCAGATATACTTAATAAAGCTGTATCGTTTTTTGAGAAAAACGATTTCTTTGATATAGACGAGTTCTCTAACCAAATAATTCAGGAACAAAGTCTTAGAGATGAATTTCAAAGCTACAAGAAAACATTTGAAGAAGAAAGAGAAGTTGTAATTGCGGATGATTTTACAATTTCAGAAAATGCGACTAAGAAACAATCAAGAAGCATTAAAAACATAATCAAATTAGATAAAAACTTCAAAATAACAATAGATGGTGATATTAGATATTTAGAGAAAGGTTTCGATGAACATCGCAAATTAAATTTCTATAAGCTTTTCTTTAGAGATGAAGAATAG